In one window of Henckelia pumila isolate YLH828 chromosome 1, ASM3356847v2, whole genome shotgun sequence DNA:
- the LOC140873334 gene encoding glycolate oxidase 1-like isoform X2 produces MEITNVTEYEALAREKLPKMVYDYYASGAEDQWTLKENRNAFSKIMFRPRILMDVSKIDTATSVLGFKISSPIMIAPTAMQKMAHPEGELATARAASSAGTVMTLSSWATSSIEEVASTGPGIRFFQLYVTKDRNIVTHLVKRAENAGYKAIALTVDTPRLGRREADIKNRFALPYNLTLKNYEKLNLATIDKTNDSGLASYVANQIDRSLSWKDVKWLQTITNLPILVKGVITAEDAALAIQAGAAGIIVSNHGARQLDYVPATIMALEEVARAAQGRVPVFLDGGIRRGTDVFKALALGASGVFIGRPVLFSLAVDGESGVRKVLQMLRDEFELTMALSGCRSIKEITRSHIQVPGDTPRVTSRL; encoded by the exons ATGGAGATTACAAATGTTACGGAGTACGAAGCCCTTGCCAGggagaaattgccaaaaatggTTTATGACTATTATGCCTCTGGTGCCGAGGACCAGTGGACTCTCAAAGAAAACCGAAATGCTTTTTCTAAGATCAT GTTTCGCCCCCGTATCTTAATGGATGTTAGCAAGATTGATACAGCCACATCTGTCTTGGGATTCAAAATCTCAAGTCCCATAATGATTGCTCCGACGGCCATGCAGAAGATGGCACATCCAGAAG GAGAGCTCGCAACAGCAAGAGCGGCATCCTCGGCGGGCACCGTCATG ACATTATCTTCATGGGCCACCTCCAGTATTGAAGAAGTTGCATCCACGGGACCTGGAATTCGATTTTTTCAGTTATAT GTTACCAAAGACAGAAACATTGTAACTCATCTCGTGAAAAGGGCTGAAAATGCTGGTTACAAGGCCATTGCCCTGACTGTGGATACTCCAAGACTAGGGCGCAGGGAAGCTGATATTAAGAACAG ATTCGCTTTGCCATATAACTTGACACTGAAGAATTACGAAAAATTGAATCTTGCCACGATAGATAAG ACCAATGACTCTGGACTTGCTTCATATGTTGCCAACCAAATCGACCGTTCTCTTAgctggaag GATGTGAAGTGGCTCCAGACAATCACTAACTTGCCAATCCTGGTGAAGGGTGTTATAACCGCGGAAGATG CCGCCCTAGCTATACAAGCTGGAGCAGCTGGGATTATTGTATCCAATCACGGAGCTAGACAACTTGATTACGTTCCTGCAACCATAATGGCCTTGGAAGAG GTTGCAAGAGCAGCACAGGGCAGAGTTCCTGTTTTTCTTGATGGTGGGATTAGGCGAGGAACAGATGTCTTTAAAGCATTAGCCCTTGGAGCATCTGGCGTATTC ATCGGAAGGCCAGTTCTTTTCTCATTAGCAGTTGACGGGGAGTCGGGCGTACGCAAGGTTCTTCAGATGCTGCGCGATGAGTTCGAGCTGACCATGGCATTAAGTGGTTGCCGCTCGATCAAGGAGATCACCCGTTCGCATATTCAGGTGCCCGGTGATACACCTCGTGTTACCTCTAGATTGTGA
- the LOC140887311 gene encoding F-box protein At5g46170-like, with the protein MIREMGSMRLDLGSRLHPEQIDHFDRLPDSILLLIFNRIGDVKALGRCCAVSRRFRALVPQVDDVIVRVDCVISDDDSSSSGTSSSVSVLDKSRYPIVSLFRLFFSGLVKPLHSLITQLIVPSSARPNSSLSRDFECDFEQNSVTHHSPTQVLRNFNEIKLLRIELPSGELGIDEGVLLKWKADFGSTLDSCVILGASSVIRTAHNMLGNCSGAGDVTETDIAINEGGGEIDYGSIPESFYTNGGLKLRVVWTISSLVAASARHYLLQPIIAEHETLERLFLTDADGQGVLSMNKEQLQELRMKPLLASSASKRTLVPALSMWLWYAPRLELPCGMVLEGATLVAIRPSEHPKKEILGSELNWVASALEEPFDTAAKMLLKRRTYCLEMNSF; encoded by the coding sequence ATGATTCGTGAAATGGGCTCGATGAGATTAGATCTGGGCAGCAGACTCCACCCCGAACAGATTGATCACTTCGACCGCCTGCCGGACTCCATTCTCCTCCTGATCTTCAACAGGATCGGCGACGTCAAAGCGTTGGGCCGATGCTGCGCTGTTTCCAGGCGGTTTCGCGCTCTTGTTCCCCAGGTGGATGACGTCATCGTTCGCGTCGATTGCGTCATCTCGGACGACGATTCATCTTCATCTGGAACCTCCTCTTCTGTCTCGGTTTTGGACAAGTCCCGCTATCCCATTGTCTCACTTTTCAGGCTATTCTTTTCTGGGCTCGTCAAGCCCCTGCACTCTCTTATTACGCAGCTCATCGTTCCCTCCTCCGCTCGTCCAAATTCTTCTCTGTCCCGAGATTTCGAATGTGATTTCGAACAAAACAGCGTCACGCACCATTCCCCTACTCAAGTTTTGAGGAATTTTAACGAAATTAAGCTCCTCAGAATTGAATTACCGAGTGGCGAGCTGGGGATTGATGAGGGTGTCCTGCTCAAGTGGAAGGCAGATTTTGGGTCCACTCTCGATAGCTGCGTCATTCTTGGAGCTTCAAGCGTGATTCGAACTGCTCATAATATGCTGGGCAACTGTTCAGGTGCTGGTGATGTTACAGAAACCGACATTGCGATCAACGAGGGAGGTGGTGAGATCGATTATGGCAGCATTCCTGAATCTTTTTACACGAATGGGGGCTTAAAGTTGCGTGTTGTTTGGACGATAAGCTCTTTGGTTGCAGCCTCAGCAAGACATTATCTTCTTCAGCCTATAATTGCAGAACATGAGACATTGGAGAGATTGTTTTTAACGGATGCGGATGGGCAAGGAGTGTTGTCTATGAACAAAGAACAGCTGCAGGAGCTGAGAATGAAGCCTTTGTTGGCATCATCAGCATCTAAAAGGACTCTTGTTCCAGCTCTGAGTATGTGGTTGTGGTATGCCCCGCGTTTGGAATTGCCTTGTGGGATGGTGTTGGAAGGTGCAACCTTGGTGGCGATTAGGCCTAGTGAGCACCCGAAGAAGGAGATCTTGGGTTCCGAATTGAATTGGGTGGCCTCTGCGCTTGAGGAGCCATTTGATACTGCCGCAAAGATGTTATTAAAGAGGAGAACTTATTGTCTGGAAATGAACTCCTTTTGA
- the LOC140873334 gene encoding glycolate oxidase 1-like isoform X1, with amino-acid sequence MALRASWRTVGETSEQMEITNVTEYEALAREKLPKMVYDYYASGAEDQWTLKENRNAFSKIMFRPRILMDVSKIDTATSVLGFKISSPIMIAPTAMQKMAHPEGELATARAASSAGTVMTLSSWATSSIEEVASTGPGIRFFQLYVTKDRNIVTHLVKRAENAGYKAIALTVDTPRLGRREADIKNRFALPYNLTLKNYEKLNLATIDKTNDSGLASYVANQIDRSLSWKDVKWLQTITNLPILVKGVITAEDAALAIQAGAAGIIVSNHGARQLDYVPATIMALEEVARAAQGRVPVFLDGGIRRGTDVFKALALGASGVFIGRPVLFSLAVDGESGVRKVLQMLRDEFELTMALSGCRSIKEITRSHIQVPGDTPRVTSRL; translated from the exons ATGGCCCTTAG AGCTTCTTGGCGCACAGTAGGCGAGACATCTGAGCAAATGGAGATTACAAATGTTACGGAGTACGAAGCCCTTGCCAGggagaaattgccaaaaatggTTTATGACTATTATGCCTCTGGTGCCGAGGACCAGTGGACTCTCAAAGAAAACCGAAATGCTTTTTCTAAGATCAT GTTTCGCCCCCGTATCTTAATGGATGTTAGCAAGATTGATACAGCCACATCTGTCTTGGGATTCAAAATCTCAAGTCCCATAATGATTGCTCCGACGGCCATGCAGAAGATGGCACATCCAGAAG GAGAGCTCGCAACAGCAAGAGCGGCATCCTCGGCGGGCACCGTCATG ACATTATCTTCATGGGCCACCTCCAGTATTGAAGAAGTTGCATCCACGGGACCTGGAATTCGATTTTTTCAGTTATAT GTTACCAAAGACAGAAACATTGTAACTCATCTCGTGAAAAGGGCTGAAAATGCTGGTTACAAGGCCATTGCCCTGACTGTGGATACTCCAAGACTAGGGCGCAGGGAAGCTGATATTAAGAACAG ATTCGCTTTGCCATATAACTTGACACTGAAGAATTACGAAAAATTGAATCTTGCCACGATAGATAAG ACCAATGACTCTGGACTTGCTTCATATGTTGCCAACCAAATCGACCGTTCTCTTAgctggaag GATGTGAAGTGGCTCCAGACAATCACTAACTTGCCAATCCTGGTGAAGGGTGTTATAACCGCGGAAGATG CCGCCCTAGCTATACAAGCTGGAGCAGCTGGGATTATTGTATCCAATCACGGAGCTAGACAACTTGATTACGTTCCTGCAACCATAATGGCCTTGGAAGAG GTTGCAAGAGCAGCACAGGGCAGAGTTCCTGTTTTTCTTGATGGTGGGATTAGGCGAGGAACAGATGTCTTTAAAGCATTAGCCCTTGGAGCATCTGGCGTATTC ATCGGAAGGCCAGTTCTTTTCTCATTAGCAGTTGACGGGGAGTCGGGCGTACGCAAGGTTCTTCAGATGCTGCGCGATGAGTTCGAGCTGACCATGGCATTAAGTGGTTGCCGCTCGATCAAGGAGATCACCCGTTCGCATATTCAGGTGCCCGGTGATACACCTCGTGTTACCTCTAGATTGTGA